A region of Curvibacter sp. AEP1-3 DNA encodes the following proteins:
- a CDS encoding 2OG-Fe dioxygenase family protein, whose product MTISFQPPLIARPADLGATLFRQGYAVVGASQVAGLSGVSLDAMLGWCDGWNDLPPDNYLKDGGRYRRRRHSCFVMDSHGVTQAPHRPHWQPLAYNALHGGMQRHFEPMDSGVTAQATWQQLLAWLGRVADDLKGPHTWFAEAHQFRIDTTDGIGRPTPEGAHRDGVDLVAVFMVARNGVKGGETRVFEADGPNGQRFTLSEPWSLLLLDDERVIHESTPIQPLAEGGYRDTLVVTLRAGGFQGEA is encoded by the coding sequence ATGACCATTTCCTTCCAGCCCCCTCTGATTGCCCGCCCTGCTGACCTGGGCGCCACCCTGTTTCGTCAGGGCTACGCGGTCGTCGGAGCGTCCCAAGTTGCAGGGCTGTCCGGGGTGTCGCTGGACGCCATGTTGGGCTGGTGCGACGGGTGGAATGATCTGCCGCCGGACAACTATTTGAAAGATGGTGGCCGCTACCGCCGCCGTCGCCACTCCTGCTTTGTGATGGACAGCCACGGAGTGACCCAAGCACCGCACCGGCCGCATTGGCAACCCTTGGCCTACAACGCCTTGCACGGCGGCATGCAGCGCCACTTTGAGCCCATGGACAGCGGTGTTACAGCGCAAGCTACCTGGCAGCAACTATTGGCCTGGCTGGGCCGGGTGGCAGACGATTTGAAAGGCCCTCACACCTGGTTTGCGGAGGCGCACCAGTTTCGCATCGATACCACTGACGGTATCGGTCGCCCCACGCCGGAAGGCGCCCACCGCGATGGCGTGGACCTGGTGGCCGTGTTCATGGTGGCCCGCAACGGAGTGAAGGGCGGCGAAACCCGTGTGTTCGAGGCCGATGGCCCGAACGGCCAGCGGTTCACCCTGAGTGAGCCCTGGTCATTGCTGCTGTTGGACGATGAGCGTGTCATCCATGAGTCCACCCCCATCCAGCCCTTGGCCGAAGGAGGCTACCGCGATACCTTGGTAGTCACCCTGAGGGCTGGTGGTTTCCAGGGTGAGGCTTAA
- a CDS encoding DUF6671 family protein, with the protein MADNRASMHAIALLTQHGKQSAVEGPLQEAGFSVSTISGFDTDRLGTFTGTVARKGTQVDAAASKAKLATELSGWRFGLGSEGSFGPDPYTGMIPWGREVLAFWDAPAQRLICAAVQGHETNYRQITVQDWNDAADFASAIGFPAHGLIIGKPGQTGFDKDCKDLAALEDQVQLALQGGPVELETDMRAHRNPTRMRMIRRCAERLSHRLRSNCPDCASYGFGEESPIAGAPCESCGLPTHAIMAKNIRCDVCGHSQRVDLVQSVPASRCNYCNP; encoded by the coding sequence ATGGCTGACAATCGGGCCTCCATGCATGCCATCGCACTCCTGACGCAACATGGCAAACAAAGCGCCGTAGAAGGCCCGCTTCAAGAAGCGGGCTTTTCTGTGTCCACGATTTCCGGCTTTGATACCGACAGGCTGGGCACCTTCACCGGCACCGTGGCTCGCAAAGGCACCCAAGTGGATGCAGCGGCCAGCAAGGCCAAACTGGCCACTGAACTCAGTGGATGGCGATTCGGGCTGGGCAGTGAGGGCAGCTTTGGCCCGGACCCCTATACCGGGATGATCCCTTGGGGGCGTGAAGTGCTTGCTTTTTGGGATGCCCCCGCCCAACGCTTGATCTGTGCCGCGGTACAAGGCCATGAAACCAATTACCGACAAATCACCGTGCAAGACTGGAATGACGCCGCCGATTTTGCGAGCGCTATCGGCTTTCCAGCCCATGGCCTGATCATCGGGAAGCCGGGGCAAACAGGTTTCGACAAGGACTGCAAGGACTTAGCTGCCTTGGAAGACCAAGTGCAACTGGCCTTACAGGGCGGGCCCGTTGAGCTGGAGACTGATATGCGGGCGCACCGGAACCCCACTCGGATGCGCATGATCAGACGGTGCGCAGAGCGGCTATCTCATCGCCTGCGCAGCAACTGCCCTGATTGCGCAAGCTACGGCTTTGGCGAAGAGTCGCCCATAGCCGGAGCGCCCTGTGAGTCCTGTGGGCTGCCGACCCACGCGATCATGGCCAAAAACATTCGCTGTGATGTGTGTGGACACTCACAACGTGTGGACCTGGTCCAAAGCGTTCCCGCCTCACGATGCAACTACTGCAACCCCTAG
- a CDS encoding methionine synthase, with protein sequence MFETAIAGSLPKPSWLSETEKLWPQWKLAGPELQQAKADATLLWIKAQEDAGLDVVGDGEQSRQHFVHGFLEQVDGIDFENKVKMGIRNNRYDAMVPQVVAALRLKGRVHAFEAQLARAHTKKKLKFTLPGPLTIVDTVADRFYGDRKTMAFAFAELLNQEARALQADGVDIIQFDEPAFNVYMQDAADWGVQALEVAAKGLTCTTAVHICYGYGIKANTDWKETLGGEWRQYAQVFPALAASSIQQVSLECYHSHVPPDLMALLKDKDVMVGVIDVASDVIETPEQVADTIGIALQHVPRNRIFPCTNCGLAPMSREVATRKLEALAKGAALARERYGAGA encoded by the coding sequence ATGTTCGAAACCGCAATCGCCGGCAGCTTGCCCAAGCCCTCATGGCTGTCTGAGACTGAAAAACTCTGGCCGCAATGGAAGCTTGCCGGCCCTGAGCTGCAGCAAGCCAAGGCGGATGCCACCCTGTTGTGGATCAAAGCCCAGGAAGATGCAGGCTTGGATGTGGTGGGCGACGGTGAGCAAAGCCGGCAGCATTTTGTCCACGGTTTTCTGGAGCAGGTTGACGGCATCGACTTTGAAAACAAAGTCAAGATGGGCATCCGTAACAACCGGTATGACGCCATGGTGCCTCAGGTTGTTGCTGCATTGAGGCTCAAAGGCCGCGTGCATGCCTTTGAAGCTCAACTCGCAAGAGCCCACACCAAAAAGAAACTCAAGTTCACCTTGCCCGGACCTCTGACGATTGTGGACACCGTGGCCGACCGTTTTTATGGCGACCGAAAGACCATGGCGTTTGCGTTTGCGGAGTTGCTGAATCAGGAAGCGCGGGCCCTGCAGGCTGATGGGGTGGACATCATCCAGTTCGATGAGCCGGCGTTCAATGTGTACATGCAGGACGCCGCGGACTGGGGTGTGCAAGCACTGGAAGTCGCCGCCAAAGGTCTCACTTGCACCACCGCCGTGCATATTTGTTATGGCTATGGCATCAAGGCCAATACCGACTGGAAAGAGACGCTGGGTGGCGAATGGCGGCAATACGCGCAGGTGTTTCCGGCACTGGCGGCCAGCAGCATCCAGCAAGTGAGCCTGGAGTGCTACCACTCGCATGTACCGCCGGACTTGATGGCACTGCTCAAGGACAAAGACGTCATGGTCGGTGTAATCGACGTAGCCAGTGACGTGATTGAAACGCCTGAGCAGGTGGCGGACACCATCGGCATCGCTTTGCAACACGTGCCACGCAATCGCATCTTCCCCTGTACCAACTGTGGCTTGGCGCCCATGAGCCGTGAGGTTGCCACCCGAAAGCTCGAAGCCTTGGCCAAAGGCGCGGCCCTGGCACGCGAGCGTTACGGGGCCGGTGCATGA
- a CDS encoding pilus assembly FimT family protein codes for MTSNKLANRGFTLIELVMVIAILGVLAAVAVPKFINLGTDARVATLNGLLGAVRTTMETVKVTSALRGTTAVADPALKFLDMQGSSIRLWNGYPDRWWDGIGMTLQGAPTISGGGYLSTAPIVFNKFTFYGYSNSTIPNGDAGWVLTDAPTPANCSLAYNYNGSGEPQLILRTTGC; via the coding sequence ATGACAAGCAACAAATTGGCAAACCGGGGGTTCACGCTCATCGAATTGGTGATGGTCATCGCCATCCTCGGTGTGCTGGCGGCTGTAGCGGTGCCCAAGTTCATCAACCTCGGCACCGATGCGCGTGTAGCCACGCTCAATGGCTTGTTGGGTGCTGTAAGAACCACCATGGAAACTGTGAAGGTCACCTCTGCCTTGCGCGGCACCACAGCGGTGGCAGACCCGGCACTGAAGTTTCTGGACATGCAAGGCAGCAGCATCCGCCTCTGGAATGGCTACCCCGACCGGTGGTGGGACGGCATCGGCATGACGCTGCAAGGAGCACCGACCATCTCCGGTGGGGGCTACCTTTCCACCGCACCGATTGTGTTCAACAAGTTCACGTTTTACGGTTACAGCAACAGCACCATCCCCAATGGCGATGCCGGTTGGGTGCTGACCGATGCCCCTACCCCCGCCAACTGTTCGTTGGCCTACAACTACAACGGCAGCGGCGAGCCACAGCTCATCCTGCGCACCACGGGCTGCTGA
- the bktB gene encoding beta-ketothiolase BktB: MSREVVVVSAVRTAIGTFGGSLKDIPPTDLAAQVVRESLSRANVEGKDVGHVVFGHVVNTEPKDMYLSRVAAINGGCAQETPAYNVNRLCGSGLQAIVNASQSILLGDADVAIGGGAENMSRAPFASLNMRWGARMGDTKMVDMMIGALHDPFHTIHMGVTAENIAAKWGISREEQDALAVESHQRAQKATAAGYFTSQITPVMLKSKKGEVAYATDEHFRPDCKLEDMTKLKPVFVKENGTVTAGNASGINDAAAAVVLMEKSVAQARGLKPLARLVAYAHAGVDPKYMGIGPVPASKLALQKAGLTVNDLDVIEANEAFAAQACAVTKDLGLNPAKVNPNGSGISLGHPIGATGALITVKALYELERINGRYALVTMCIGGGQGIAAIFERDR; encoded by the coding sequence ATGTCCCGTGAAGTCGTCGTCGTCAGCGCTGTGCGCACCGCCATTGGTACCTTTGGCGGCAGCCTCAAAGACATTCCCCCCACCGATCTGGCCGCCCAGGTGGTGCGCGAGTCGCTATCCCGCGCCAATGTTGAAGGCAAGGACGTGGGTCACGTGGTGTTCGGGCATGTGGTGAATACCGAGCCCAAGGACATGTACCTCAGCCGCGTCGCCGCTATCAACGGCGGCTGCGCCCAGGAAACACCGGCCTACAACGTGAACCGCCTGTGTGGTTCGGGCCTGCAGGCCATCGTGAACGCAAGCCAAAGCATTTTGTTGGGCGATGCCGATGTGGCCATCGGCGGTGGCGCTGAAAACATGAGCCGCGCGCCCTTTGCAAGCCTCAACATGCGCTGGGGGGCCCGCATGGGTGACACCAAGATGGTGGACATGATGATCGGCGCTTTGCACGACCCCTTCCACACCATTCACATGGGCGTGACCGCGGAGAACATAGCCGCCAAGTGGGGCATCAGCCGCGAAGAGCAGGACGCCCTGGCCGTGGAGAGCCACCAGCGCGCCCAGAAGGCGACTGCTGCCGGCTACTTCACCAGCCAGATCACCCCCGTCATGCTCAAGAGCAAAAAAGGCGAAGTGGCCTACGCGACCGACGAGCACTTCCGCCCCGACTGCAAGCTCGAAGACATGACCAAGCTGAAACCCGTTTTCGTCAAGGAAAACGGCACCGTCACCGCCGGCAATGCCTCGGGTATCAATGACGCCGCCGCTGCCGTGGTGCTCATGGAAAAGAGCGTGGCCCAGGCCCGTGGCCTCAAGCCGCTGGCCCGTCTGGTGGCCTACGCCCATGCCGGTGTGGACCCCAAGTACATGGGCATCGGCCCCGTGCCTGCATCCAAACTGGCATTACAAAAAGCCGGTTTGACGGTGAACGACCTGGATGTGATTGAGGCCAACGAAGCTTTTGCAGCCCAAGCCTGTGCAGTCACCAAAGATTTGGGCCTGAACCCGGCCAAGGTCAACCCCAATGGCTCCGGCATTTCGCTGGGTCACCCTATCGGCGCGACCGGCGCTTTGATTACCGTGAAAGCTTTGTATGAGCTGGAGCGCATCAACGGCCGCTATGCGCTGGTGACCATGTGCATTGGTGGCGGCCAGGGGATTGCCGCCATTTTCGAGCGCGACCGCTAA
- a CDS encoding serine hydrolase domain-containing protein, with product MTLSPGFHAPALRNLEQVLQADVDKGRLPGAVALVARHGQTVLHSAIGQQNPADGTPMALDSIFRIYSMTKPLVSVAIMQLLERGQLLLSDPVGQHLSEFADVRVAEDETARQTRPPARPPTVQDLLRHTSGLTYEILGDDPIQQRYAQAGLGTRMLSNTGFSQALSAIPYRYEPGSIWQYSRATDLLGALLERVTGMALGDYLQAHILGPLGMVDTAFVVPPDKHHRIAEPFAHDPDGGVPMPLMDLRKTTPMQAGGAGLGSTAADYARFLQCMLNGGTLNGARILSPASVRLMTSDHLGDIPVNRSGRAAELLPPGHGFGLGFAVRLEEGLGTQLGSKGMYYWSGISGTVFFVDPAKDLFAILLTQAPNQRSWYRPLFRNLVYAALND from the coding sequence ATGACTCTCTCTCCGGGTTTTCATGCGCCTGCTCTGCGGAACCTGGAGCAAGTGCTGCAAGCGGATGTGGACAAAGGGCGTTTACCCGGCGCAGTAGCCTTGGTTGCACGCCATGGCCAGACCGTGTTGCACTCTGCCATCGGGCAGCAGAACCCGGCGGACGGCACGCCCATGGCCTTGGACAGCATCTTCCGCATCTACTCCATGACCAAGCCACTGGTGTCAGTGGCGATCATGCAATTGCTGGAGCGCGGCCAACTGTTGCTGAGTGACCCGGTAGGCCAGCACTTGAGCGAGTTTGCCGATGTGCGGGTGGCAGAGGATGAAACGGCCCGGCAGACGCGGCCCCCGGCCCGGCCGCCCACGGTGCAAGACCTGTTGCGCCACACCTCCGGTCTGACCTACGAGATTCTGGGCGACGACCCTATCCAGCAGCGCTACGCCCAAGCCGGCTTGGGCACCCGCATGCTGAGCAACACTGGTTTCTCGCAAGCCCTGTCCGCGATTCCTTACCGCTACGAGCCCGGCAGCATCTGGCAATACAGCCGCGCGACAGACCTGCTTGGTGCCCTGTTGGAACGCGTGACCGGGATGGCCTTGGGGGACTATCTGCAAGCGCACATCCTCGGGCCCTTGGGCATGGTGGATACCGCATTTGTAGTCCCCCCCGACAAGCATCACCGCATTGCCGAGCCCTTTGCTCATGACCCGGACGGTGGCGTACCCATGCCCCTGATGGACTTGCGCAAGACCACCCCCATGCAAGCGGGCGGCGCAGGTTTGGGCTCCACGGCAGCCGACTACGCACGCTTTTTGCAGTGCATGTTGAATGGCGGCACCTTGAACGGTGCACGCATTCTCAGCCCCGCCTCGGTACGGCTGATGACCTCTGACCATCTGGGCGACATTCCGGTCAATCGCAGTGGCCGCGCGGCAGAACTGCTTCCCCCCGGACATGGTTTCGGCTTGGGGTTTGCGGTGCGCCTCGAAGAGGGGTTGGGTACCCAGCTGGGCAGCAAAGGCATGTACTACTGGAGCGGTATTTCCGGCACCGTGTTTTTTGTGGACCCGGCGAAAGATTTGTTTGCCATCTTGCTAACCCAGGCTCCTAATCAACGCAGCTGGTACCGCCCGTTGTTCCGCAATCTGGTCTACGCCGCGCTGAACGATTGA
- a CDS encoding NAD(P)H-dependent flavin oxidoreductase → MTDTKPDMHHLPQESNDWLRKSGLSALQIAGRRVLPIVQGGMGIGISGNRLAGSVAAAGGVGTLSSVDLRRHHPDLMDRTRELAPGEEAKAGINAANLEAIDREIKAARERTGGKGLLAINVMRAVSEYAANVTRALEAGIDAVVVGAGLPLDLPDLAKDHPQAALIPILSDARGVQLLVKKWERKKRLPDAIVIEHPRLAGGHLGAAKIADLQDTRFDFENVIPQVRQFFKDAGYEQHIPLIAAGGIRTHEDIARLQALGADAVQLGTAFAVTEESDAHAEFKRVLAEAREQDMVEFTSVAGLPARAVGTPWLRAYMKIEPKLQAVAHAKSRCTKSFDCLGQCGLRDGLPGWGQFCIDNQLAAALRGDVKKGLFFRGAGRLPFGDQIKTVRELMQRLLTPGLAGAAV, encoded by the coding sequence ATGACCGATACCAAGCCTGATATGCATCATTTGCCGCAAGAATCCAACGATTGGTTGCGCAAAAGCGGCCTGAGTGCATTGCAAATTGCCGGCCGGCGTGTGCTGCCTATCGTGCAGGGCGGCATGGGTATCGGCATCTCGGGCAACCGCTTGGCCGGCAGCGTGGCGGCGGCCGGCGGCGTAGGAACGCTCTCCAGCGTGGACTTGCGGCGGCACCACCCTGACTTGATGGACCGTACCCGTGAGCTGGCGCCCGGTGAGGAAGCCAAAGCCGGCATCAATGCCGCCAACTTGGAGGCCATTGACCGCGAAATCAAAGCTGCCCGGGAACGCACAGGTGGAAAAGGCCTGCTGGCCATCAACGTGATGCGGGCGGTCAGCGAGTATGCCGCCAACGTGACCCGGGCCCTAGAAGCCGGTATCGATGCCGTGGTGGTGGGCGCCGGCTTGCCGCTGGATTTGCCGGACCTCGCCAAAGACCACCCCCAAGCAGCGCTTATTCCCATCCTCTCGGACGCGCGGGGTGTGCAACTGCTGGTCAAAAAATGGGAGCGCAAAAAGCGCCTGCCGGATGCCATCGTCATCGAGCACCCGCGCCTGGCCGGTGGCCACTTGGGCGCAGCCAAAATCGCTGATTTGCAGGACACCCGGTTTGACTTTGAAAACGTGATTCCCCAAGTTCGCCAGTTTTTCAAGGATGCGGGTTACGAGCAGCACATTCCGCTGATTGCCGCCGGCGGCATCCGCACCCATGAAGACATTGCCCGCCTGCAGGCTTTGGGCGCCGATGCGGTTCAACTGGGTACTGCATTTGCCGTGACCGAGGAAAGCGACGCCCACGCGGAATTCAAGCGCGTGCTGGCCGAAGCACGCGAGCAAGACATGGTCGAGTTCACCAGCGTGGCCGGCCTGCCCGCCCGCGCAGTAGGCACGCCCTGGTTGCGCGCGTACATGAAGATAGAGCCCAAGCTGCAAGCCGTGGCGCACGCGAAGAGCCGCTGCACCAAAAGCTTTGACTGCCTGGGCCAGTGCGGCCTGCGCGATGGTTTGCCGGGCTGGGGCCAGTTTTGCATCGACAACCAGTTGGCCGCTGCGCTGCGTGGCGATGTGAAAAAAGGCCTGTTCTTCCGGGGTGCCGGCCGCTTGCCTTTTGGCGACCAGATCAAAACAGTGCGGGAACTAATGCAGCGCCTGCTGACGCCCGGCTTGGCGGGTGCAGCGGTTTAA
- a CDS encoding hemerythrin domain-containing protein: protein MTETLNAPATLAWSDALVLDMPVMDEVHQEFVALLERVVLAEDDMLMPLWSELIAHTQEHFDREDQWMRATGFAAGNCHATQHKVVLQVLREGEARGHGGDLAVVRQMADELGIWFPQHAQSMDASLALHLRSAGYDPATGALAQPDRLPQTEIHGCGGVTCSDTATA, encoded by the coding sequence ATGACCGAAACCCTCAATGCCCCCGCCACCCTCGCCTGGAGCGACGCTCTGGTGCTCGACATGCCCGTGATGGACGAAGTGCACCAAGAGTTTGTGGCCCTGCTGGAGCGCGTGGTGCTGGCGGAAGACGACATGCTCATGCCCCTGTGGTCGGAGTTGATTGCCCACACCCAAGAGCATTTCGACCGCGAAGACCAATGGATGCGCGCCACCGGTTTCGCGGCCGGCAACTGCCATGCCACCCAGCACAAAGTGGTGCTTCAGGTGCTGCGCGAGGGGGAAGCCCGCGGCCACGGCGGCGATCTGGCTGTGGTGCGGCAGATGGCCGATGAGCTGGGCATCTGGTTTCCCCAGCATGCGCAAAGCATGGATGCGTCGTTGGCATTGCACTTGCGTTCGGCAGGTTACGACCCGGCTACCGGAGCGCTCGCCCAACCGGACCGTTTGCCGCAAACGGAGATTCATGGCTGCGGCGGCGTCACCTGCTCGGACACTGCCACCGCCTGA
- a CDS encoding YitT family protein, producing the protein MSESSPALRHRPSEDLQALLTGTIFVALGVLMFKQVGLLTGGTAGVAFWLHYATGWNFGLIFFAINLPFYALAYQRMGRVFTVKTFMAVALLALFTNLLPQWVGFEHLHPAATAIIGGLLMGTGMLILFRHKASLGGFNVLVLYLQDKYGWRAGRLQMALDCTIVLLAFGVTDWQHVLWSVLGAVTLNQTLATNHRAGRYMAH; encoded by the coding sequence ATGTCCGAATCCTCTCCTGCCCTGCGCCACCGTCCTTCCGAAGACCTGCAAGCCCTGCTCACCGGCACCATTTTTGTGGCGCTAGGGGTCTTGATGTTCAAGCAGGTGGGCTTGCTAACTGGTGGCACGGCAGGGGTGGCCTTCTGGCTGCACTACGCCACCGGCTGGAATTTCGGCCTGATTTTCTTTGCCATCAACCTGCCGTTTTACGCTCTGGCCTACCAGCGCATGGGGCGGGTGTTCACCGTAAAGACCTTCATGGCGGTGGCGCTTCTAGCCTTGTTTACCAACCTGTTGCCGCAATGGGTTGGCTTTGAACATTTGCACCCCGCAGCCACCGCCATCATTGGCGGCCTGCTCATGGGCACGGGCATGTTGATTTTGTTCAGGCACAAAGCCAGCCTGGGTGGGTTCAATGTGCTGGTGCTGTACCTGCAAGATAAATATGGCTGGCGCGCAGGGCGCTTGCAAATGGCACTTGACTGCACCATCGTGCTACTGGCCTTCGGCGTGACCGATTGGCAGCATGTGCTGTGGAGTGTGCTGGGCGCCGTCACCCTGAACCAGACTTTGGCGACCAACCACCGCGCCGGCCGCTACATGGCTCACTGA
- a CDS encoding DUF1003 domain-containing protein, which produces MPTTNTTPTGSSPAVDQHQLGLLREHRRKHRHKHPPKVTAAPEHFDLPPPTRGQRMADVVARTVGSWRFILIQSGLIVVWITGNVLTGSHAWDPYPFILLNLLLSFQAAYTAPAIMMSQNRQSELDRKHAESDYEVNVKAELEIELLHEKIDLLKDKELLLLTQAVKELSSQLAELRSQSAMPPHTAAHPHTTT; this is translated from the coding sequence ATGCCCACCACAAACACCACGCCTACTGGCTCAAGTCCAGCGGTGGATCAACACCAGCTCGGCCTGCTACGTGAACACCGGCGCAAACACCGGCACAAGCACCCGCCAAAAGTCACCGCCGCGCCAGAGCACTTTGACCTGCCACCGCCCACCCGCGGGCAGCGCATGGCAGACGTGGTGGCGCGCACCGTGGGGTCGTGGCGCTTCATCCTGATCCAGAGTGGCCTAATCGTGGTGTGGATCACCGGCAATGTGCTGACCGGGTCGCACGCCTGGGACCCCTACCCCTTCATCCTGCTGAACCTGCTACTGTCGTTCCAGGCGGCCTACACGGCGCCGGCCATCATGATGAGCCAGAACCGTCAGTCCGAGCTGGACCGCAAACATGCCGAGAGCGACTACGAGGTCAACGTCAAGGCGGAGCTGGAGATTGAGCTGCTGCACGAGAAAATCGATCTGCTCAAAGACAAGGAGCTTTTGCTGCTGACCCAAGCGGTCAAAGAGCTGTCGAGCCAGCTGGCCGAACTGCGCAGCCAAAGTGCGATGCCACCGCACACCGCCGCGCATCCACACACCACGACTTAA
- a CDS encoding NADP-dependent oxidoreductase has product MTQALSTLINHQIRLAARPVGMPKASDWSHTSEPVAEPAEGGVTLKTLALSLDPAMRGWMNEGKSYIPPVGIGEVMRAGGVGVVVASKSDKYAVGDYVSAGFGVQEYITIAKDEMKRNGLVKIDLRAGTLTQWLNVLGMPGMTGYFGLMDVGQPKAGETIVISGAAGAVGQTVGQVAKILGLRVVGIAGGPAKCEWVVKELGFDACIDYKAGPGAVRAGLKEHCTSGVDIYFDNVGGEILDDVLARINRKARIIICGAISQYNNTTAVQGPKNYLSLLVNRARMEGIVVFDYADRYHLAVAEMAGYLKDGRMKSKEDVVVGLQTFPETLLKLFNGENFGKLVLEVAKG; this is encoded by the coding sequence ATGACCCAAGCCCTGTCTACCCTGATCAACCACCAGATCCGCCTGGCCGCGCGCCCCGTGGGCATGCCCAAAGCCAGCGACTGGAGCCACACCTCCGAGCCGGTGGCAGAGCCCGCTGAGGGCGGAGTGACCCTCAAAACCTTGGCGCTGAGCCTGGACCCCGCGATGCGCGGCTGGATGAATGAAGGCAAGAGCTATATCCCGCCGGTGGGCATTGGTGAAGTCATGCGCGCCGGTGGCGTGGGCGTGGTGGTGGCCAGCAAGAGCGACAAATACGCCGTTGGCGACTATGTGAGCGCCGGCTTCGGTGTGCAGGAATACATCACGATTGCCAAGGACGAGATGAAGCGCAACGGCTTGGTCAAAATCGACCTGCGTGCCGGTACCCTGACCCAGTGGCTCAATGTGCTGGGCATGCCTGGGATGACCGGCTATTTCGGCCTGATGGATGTGGGCCAGCCCAAAGCGGGCGAGACCATCGTGATCTCCGGTGCCGCCGGTGCCGTGGGGCAGACCGTAGGCCAGGTCGCCAAAATCTTGGGCCTGCGCGTGGTCGGCATTGCGGGCGGCCCCGCCAAGTGCGAGTGGGTGGTCAAGGAACTGGGCTTTGATGCTTGCATCGACTACAAGGCCGGCCCCGGCGCCGTACGCGCAGGCCTGAAAGAGCATTGCACGTCCGGCGTCGACATTTACTTCGACAACGTGGGCGGCGAGATTCTGGACGACGTGCTGGCCCGCATCAACCGCAAGGCTCGCATCATCATCTGCGGCGCCATCAGCCAGTACAACAACACGACGGCCGTGCAAGGCCCCAAGAACTACCTGAGTCTGCTGGTGAACCGCGCGCGCATGGAAGGCATTGTGGTGTTCGACTACGCCGACCGCTACCACCTTGCCGTGGCCGAAATGGCCGGCTACCTGAAAGACGGTCGCATGAAGAGCAAGGAAGACGTAGTGGTGGGCCTGCAGACCTTCCCGGAGACGCTACTCAAGCTCTTCAACGGAGAAAACTTCGGCAAGCTGGTGCTGGAAGTCGCCAAGGGCTGA
- a CDS encoding GGDEF domain-containing protein, with product MNALVQSLAALGGLRDRDALDTELVRLVLTSSGVSIQSANLIRVVGEGDDRRCLSLSALSLGQETATRDLLWSDWSLLPKVSDFPVRQKSLDIGRAATNPQDAGHVVLPVGHAQSLQILLEVRAPKPLQAADIDLLQSILLAYQNLLGLLDYGERDSLTELLNRKTFDGAFFKATADQSNTPPDNMPERRHDSPDSGVWLAVLDIDHFKRVNDNFGHLIGDEVLLLMARLMRGNFRFHDQLYRFGGEEFVILMRCDSAAHAEGALERLRERVQAYAFPQVGTITVSMGVSSLLPNDTPSSAFGRADKAVYYAKEHGRNQVCNYQTLVAEGKLVEQVADEMDVDLF from the coding sequence ATGAATGCTTTGGTGCAGAGTCTTGCGGCCCTGGGGGGCTTGAGAGACCGTGATGCGTTGGACACAGAATTGGTGCGCCTCGTGCTCACGAGTTCAGGCGTCAGCATTCAGTCTGCGAACCTCATTCGTGTTGTGGGTGAAGGTGATGACCGGCGTTGCCTCTCCCTCTCTGCACTGTCACTCGGCCAGGAAACCGCCACCCGTGATCTGCTGTGGTCAGACTGGAGTTTGCTGCCGAAGGTGTCTGACTTTCCTGTGCGGCAGAAATCTCTGGATATAGGTCGGGCAGCTACCAACCCGCAAGATGCGGGGCATGTGGTGTTGCCCGTAGGCCATGCGCAAAGCCTGCAAATCTTGTTGGAGGTCCGGGCGCCCAAGCCTCTGCAAGCTGCGGACATCGACTTGCTTCAAAGCATCTTGTTGGCCTACCAGAACCTGTTGGGTTTGCTGGATTACGGCGAGCGCGATTCGCTGACGGAGCTGCTCAATCGCAAGACTTTTGACGGCGCTTTTTTCAAAGCGACGGCAGACCAGTCCAACACCCCGCCCGACAACATGCCCGAGCGCCGGCATGACAGCCCTGATTCAGGCGTGTGGTTGGCGGTGCTGGACATCGATCATTTCAAACGCGTTAACGACAACTTCGGCCACCTGATTGGCGATGAGGTGTTGCTCTTGATGGCGCGCCTGATGCGCGGCAACTTCCGTTTTCACGACCAGCTGTACCGCTTCGGCGGGGAAGAGTTTGTCATCCTCATGCGCTGCGATAGTGCTGCGCATGCAGAAGGTGCGCTGGAGCGCTTGCGGGAGCGGGTGCAGGCCTATGCCTTTCCGCAAGTTGGTACGATTACGGTGAGCATGGGAGTGTCGTCCCTCTTGCCCAATGACACGCCTAGCAGCGCTTTCGGGCGTGCCGACAAGGCGGTCTATTACGCCAAGGAGCACGGCCGCAACCAGGTTTGCAACTACCAGACCCTGGTAGCCGAGGGCAAGCTGGTCGAGCAGGTGGCTGACGAAATGGATGTGGACCTGTTCTGA